The Tripterygium wilfordii isolate XIE 37 chromosome 5, ASM1340144v1, whole genome shotgun sequence genome window below encodes:
- the LOC119999002 gene encoding PHD finger protein MALE MEIOCYTE DEATH 1: protein MALPILDAGRKRKRSPKLFEFQKFAEPCNPISPTGPFRDNIRVFLRDCAVLEDLKIQGNPTWCTLLFHETKSFVVPLYTIEEDVKNSQQPFCDHCRCSGWSNNFVSKRKYHMIIPTDRQWNKPLEDDLFDLNTHLLHGLIHCNGFGHLICINGIEGGSRYLCGREIMDLWDRICSNLRARKITVEDLSKKRSMDLRLLYGVSYGHSWFGRWGYKFFRGSFGVTQHNYDRAIEILSSLELDQIVEDFGNTTQCIEIKKIVRHYRNMSETQLTAINDLLRFMLTVKSCAPTQKFATVTGSSSSSSEKPLKNIVMHNVIQEKSVKYKRYSTVVAKLDSRWPARRLQSAAEVIVEALKEKKADKYSAGGMSRQDVRDAARMHIGDTGLLDYVLKSMNNVVVGNYVVRRAVNPTTRVLEYTIHELNNGAWVPGPEPAMEISSELLPNPSMVPGADAYNDIAFLYTNVLLNYPKSGLVEIARQVILDSKRFVKEWPFRDEPELIFTFSCQLLPSLLDSDAHLTRGLPPPEIVMVPLHATVFDLKRAVETAFRDTYCSFEKFVVGEIEDLEEMVDTESLFGAVESGGELYVRGSTGVDSETRLRYEGGDDNWKVRCECGARDDDGEAMVACDICEVWQHTRCCGIEDAETVPPLFVCPGCCDSLIPTRAKSCNEFDSCDDLLLTTEANYGEDVQFFENSVGMLQGSVSVV, encoded by the exons ATGGCACTCCCGATTCTCGATGCCGGCAGGAAACGCAAGAGGTCACCGAAGCTGTTCGAGTTCCAGAAATTTGCAGAGCCATGTAATCCGATCAGTCCAACGGGACCTTTCAGAGATAACATTCGTGTGTTTCTCAGGGACTGTGCTGTGCTCGAAGATCTGAAGATTCAGGGTAACCCCACCTGGTGCACTCTCCTTTTCCATGAAACCAAGAGTTTTGTTGTCCCTCTCTACACAATTGAAGAGGATGTCAAGAACTCGCAGCAGCCGTTTTGTGATCACTGTAGATGTTCTG GTTGGAGTAATAATTTTGTGTCCAAACGCAAGTATCACATGATAATACCAACCGATAGGCAGTGGAACAAGCCACTGGAGGATGATTTGTTTGATCTGAATACCCATCTCTTGCATGGGCTGATACACTGCAATGGGTTTGGCCATTTAATCTGCATTAATGGGATCGAAGGGGGTTCGAGATACCTATGTGGCAGAGAAATCATGGATCTTTGGGACCGTATCTGTTCAAATCTTCGAGCCAG GAAAATCACTGTAGAAGATTTGTCAAAGAAGAGGTCAATGGATCTTCGATTGCTTTATGGAGTCTCTTATGGCCATTCTTGGTTTGGTCGATGGGGCTACAAATTCTTCCGGGGAAGCTTTGGGGTGACGCAGCATAACTATGATAGAGCAATTGAAATTCTCAGTTCTTTGGAGCTTGATCAGATCGTGGAAGATTTTGGAAACACAACTCAGTGCatagaaatcaagaaaataGTTCGCCACTACAGAAATATGAGTGAAACCCAATTGACCGCAATCAATGATCTTCTCAGGTTCATGCTTACTGTCAAATCTTGTGCTCCTACTCAGAAATTTGCCACTGTTACTGGTTCCTCTTCATCCTCCTCAGAGAAACCTCTTAAGAACATAGTCATGCATAACGTGATCCAAGAGAAGTCAGTGAAGTATAAGAGATACAGTACGGTAGTCGCTAAGTTGGATAGTAGATGGCCTGCAAGGAGACTACAATCTGCGGCCGAGGTGATTGTAGAGGcattgaaagaaaagaaagccgACAAGTACAGTGCGGGAGGGATGAGTCGACAAGATGTCAGAGATGCAGCTCGGATGCATATTGGAGATACTGGTTTGCTAGACTATGTACTGAAATCAATGAACAACGTCGTTGTGGGAAATTATGTTGTTCGTCGTGCTGTGAATCCAACAACCCGAGTTCTAGAATACACAATTCATGAGCTTAACAATGGGGCTTGGGTCCCAGGACCTGAACCAGCAATGGAAATATCTTCTGAGTTGCTTCCAAACCCATCTATGGTGCCTGGTGCTGACGCTTACAATGATATAGCCTTTTTGTATACAAATGTTCTATTGAATTACCCAAAATCAGGATTGGTTGAAATAGCACGCCAGGTAATTTTGGACAGCAAGCGTTTTGTGAAGGAATGGCCATTTAGGGATGAACCGGAACTGATATTCACATTCAGTTGCCAATTGCTGCCAAGTTTGCTTGATTCAGATGCTCATTTGACCAGGGGGTTACCACCTCCAGAAATTGTAATGGTTCCATTGCATGCCACAGTATTTGACCTCAAGCGAGCAGTTGAAACTGCATTTAGGGACACTTACTGCAGTTTTGAAAAGTTTGTTGTGGGGGAGATTGAAGatttggaagaaatggtggaTACAGAATCGCTGTTTGGAGCAGTAGAATCTGGTGGAGAACTCTATGTTAGAGGGAGTACTGGCGTAGATTCAGAAACTCGACTGAGGTACGAAGGTGGGGATGATAATTGGAAGGTGAGATGTGAATGTGGTGCTCGGGATGATGATGGAGAGGCAATGGTAGCATGTGATATTTGCGAGGTGTGGCAGCACACACGCTGCTGTGGTATTGAAGATGCTGAGACAGTGCCACCACTGTTTGTCTGTCCAGGTTGCTGTGATTCACTCATACCAACAAGAGCCAAAAGTTGCAATGAGTTTGACAGCTGCGATGATCTATTGTTGACGACTGAGGCAAATTATGGAGAAGATGTCCAGTTCTTTGAAAACAGTGTTGGGATGCTACAGGGATCGGTTAGTGTTGTGTAA